ACGCCGGCGCTCGGCGGCCAGCGCGCGGATATAGGCGGAGAACTCCACCACGGCCTGGTTGGCCTCGCGGGCCTGCTGCGCGGTGTAGCCCAGCTCGTAGAGCTTCACGATCCTGGCCGACCAGGGGCGCAGGAGGTGGCGGTCGGCCTCGGGCACGCCGAGCAGCTCGGCGATGACCGCAACCGGCAGGGGCTCGGCGAAGTCGCGCAGCAGGTCCATCTCCCCGCGGTCCTGGACGCGGTCGATGAGGCCGTCCACCAGGCGCTGCACCGTCGGCCGCAGCCCTTCCGCGCGCGTCGGGGTGAAGGCCTTCAGCATGAGCGTCTTGAGGCGCGTGTGCTTGGGGGGTTCGTTGTCGAGCATGTGGTGGGACTGGAAGTGGTCGAAGTCCGGCGTGAGCGGGTCGGGCGGCGGCCACCCCAGCTCGTCCCGCGAGTAGCGGTGGAGGATCGACCGGCCCAGCCGCCGGTCGCGCAGCAGCCGGGCGATGTCGTCGTAGCGGAAGACGAAGACCTTGCGCCAGACGGGGTCGTAGAAGACCGGTCGGGTCTCGCGCAGGCGGGCAAGCCTGGGGTAGGGGTCGAAGACGAACGCGGGGTCGTTGAGGTCCAGGTGGTCCTCGGGCAACGCGGCCACGCCCACGCGCTACTCTTCCTCGCGGATCTGCCGCAGCACCCGGTCGCGGGAGAGCTCCAGCCCGTGCTCCCGCCGCATGTGCTCCTGGACCAATCGCACGAGCTCCTCCTCGTCGTCGGCCTCGATGCGGTGCCCCAGGCTGCAGGTCCAGCGCTTCGGCATCCTCCTCCCTCCCAGGCCGTCCCGCAGGAAACCCCACCGGACGGTTTCCGGCCGCGCCGCGGTGTCCCTCCGATTGTAGGCCATCGCGCCGGGCGGCCTCGCCCGCCCCCCCCGGGTCCTCGTCGCCCCGTCCACGCCCGCCAGACGTGTTGCCAGCCGTGTGGGCGAACGGCGATACTGAGGTCCCGGTACCGATGGAGGCGTTCACCCTGTCGGTGGTCCTCGGCGTGGCGGCCGGCCTCCTGGCCCTGCTGCTAGCCGCCTTCGTGCTGCGCGTGGGTTGGGAGCGGCGGACGAACCGGATCCTGGCCGCCGCCCTGATCACCGAGGGCGTGGCCCAGAGCGGCGGGCGGCTGGTCTTCGCCCTGCCCCCGGCCGCCGCCAGCGTCTTCTGGGCCGCCACGCCCTTTGCGGTAGGCCTCTTCCCCTTCGGGTACCTCCTGCTGCTCGCCGTCCTCCAGACCCCGCTGGTGCGCTGGCTCCGCCGGCCCGCCACCCGGGCGCTGCTGGCCGGCCTGGGCGTCGCGGTGGGCAGCGCCAGCGTCCTGGCGATCCGGGCCTCCGGCCCGCCCGGCGACCGGCTCGCCGAGCAGTTCCCCCGCTGGGCCTTCCTGATCGTGAACGGCGTCTACGCCGTCATCGTCATGGTGGTGCTCTTCGCCCTGGTGGCCGCGGTGGACGCCCTGCGACGGGCGCCGCCCACCTCGTCCCTCCGCCCGCGCGCCCGGGCCTTCGTCCTCTCCTTCGGCCTGCGGGACGGGCTGGGCGCGCTCGGGCTGGTGCTGATGATCGTCGGCGCGGCGCAGGGTGGGGTGATGATCGGCCGCGAGCCGGCGCCCCTCGTGCTGGTGGGCGAGGTCATCGTCCGCCTGGCGACCATCGTGGCCATGCCGCTGCTGGCCTACGGGATCCTGCATACACAGCTCTTCGACATCGACCTGCAGCTCCGGGTGGGGATCCGTCGTGGGGCGCTCGTCTCGGCTTTCGTGGTGGTCTTCTTCGTGGCCTCGAAGCTGGTCGAGGCCTACCTGAGCCAGGCAGCGGGCTGGTATGCGGGCGCGCTGGCTGCCGGCGTCCTCCTCTTCGCCGCGCCCCGCCTCAACAAGCTGGCCGACCGGGTCGCCGAAGCCACGGTGCCGGGCCCGGGCACGGGGCCACCCGCCGAGTACCTGGCCTACCGGAAGCTCGAAGTCTACAAGGCGGCCGTGGAGACGGCGGCGGAGACGGGGTTGATCGACCAGCGCGAGCGCACCTTCCTGGCCAGGCTGCGGGCCAAGCTGGGGCTGGCGCCCGAGACCGCCGCGGCTGTCGAGGAGGAGGTGCTGGCGCAGGTCCCGGCGACGTGAGCACACAACGCTCCCCTCCCGCACGGGAAACCCGCCCATTTAACCTACCACGTGGCACCGGCGGACGGTGAGAACGCTTCCCGGAAGCGCGGTGCGTGTCGCTCTCAGGTAGGCGAGCACGCGGTTTGCGTCCCTTGACGGGTTGCCCCCCACCCCAGATGCGCTCAACTCGGGCCTAAGGGTGGATCAGGACGGTATCACGACGGCGGTATGAGCGGTGGCTGGGGGAGGAGGATTCGAACCCCCGCTAACGGGTCCAGAGCCCGTCGTCCTACCGCTAGACGATCCCCCAGCGCTCTCCTGTCATTATAGGGCATTCCGTCTACCCGGTTGGGCTCCGGTGATGGTGCGTGGCCGTCACCGCCGCGGTGCGGGATAGGTGATGAGCAGGTCGGGGGTGTCGAGCCACCCCTGGACGGTACGGGCCTGAGCCCAGCGCAGGACCAGCCCGGTGGTGAGCAGGGTTCGCTCGATCGGTACCGGTGGCCGCTCCGAGGTGATGAAAGCCACCACCGCATGGGCGAGGGCGCCGAAGTGGTCGTAGGGCTCCCCGGGGAGGACCAGGCCCCCCAGGGCGGAGCGCGCGCTCAGGCGAGCCCCCAGCAGGAATTCGCTGTCGTCGAAGGCATCGTGCACCAGCGCAACGGCGCCCCGTGTCTCGTCCGCGTACTGCACCAGCAGTGTGCTCTCGACCCTCCCCAATCCCCGACGTGTACGGGCGCCGGCCAGCAGTCCCTCCAGGAGATCTCCTCCCCAGGCGCGATCGGGCGCCCCGGCGAGCACACGCACCGCCCGCACGCCGCGCTCCTGGGGGGCACGGGCCTCCACGTAGGCCTGCAGCAGTTCCAGGGCGTGGAAGGCAAAGGCCCAGTACGGCGAGGACGCGGCCGCGAGGGCCACTTCCAGGCCTCGCGGAGACGGAAGGGGCCGGTCCGGACCGACGTACCCCAGCACCGACCCGCCCATGAGGGGAATCCGCCGGCGCGCGGCGGCGGCGACGATCGCGCGGCTGTCCTCCCAGTTCTCGGCGATGAGCTTGTCGATGAAGATGGGGGGCCGGCCACCCACCTCATCGAGGATCCGCACGACCTCCTCCATCAACCGACGGCGCGGCCCGGGCGATGGCGGCGGGCCGTCTTCGGCCGGGTTGATCCGGGTGGTCACGAGGATGCCGTCCACCGCCAGCCGGGGCGGCTGCCCCTCGACCAGCGCCTCGCGCACCGACCCCACCACCCGAAAGCGGTGCCGGGCCGCCAGCGCGGTCGCCCGGTCGTCGGGCCGGGGGGAGGCCAGGTACACGCGGTCGACCGTCACGGGCGAGGGATGGTACCGCCCGTCCAGCCGGTAGCCCTCCAGCAGCCGCATCCCGATGACGTCGGCGTGCGACCAGGGGTACCAGCTGTCGGTCAGGATGGCCACGCGCTTGCGCGCCGCCGGCGCGGCCGGCGCCCCTGCCCCCGGCGCCTGGCCGATGAGGAACGCGCCCAGCAGCAGGAGGAGGGCGCGGCGGAGCACCGCCGTGACCTACCGGCGCGCCGCCAGGCGGGGGAAGACCAGGACGCGCAGCGGATAGGCCGTCATCACGTAGAGCGTCCCGTCGGGGGCGGCCGTTGAGCCCTGCACGATGATGTGCTTGGCGGGCTCGATGATGTGCCGCGCGAAGGGCCGCCCGGGGGTCGCCGGCAGCGGTTCGACGCGCCCGACCACCTCCGGCCGGCCGGCACGCGGATCGAGCCGCAGGAGGTACAGCGACGGGCCAAAGACGCCCGTGTAGTAGATGGTGCCGTCGGGTGCCGCGGTCATGGTGTAGTGGGTTCCCGGCGGGGATTCTCCCTCGGGGACGCGCGCGCCGTGGAGCTGCACGACGACCTCCCGCTCGCC
This genomic stretch from Armatimonadota bacterium harbors:
- a CDS encoding cytochrome P450, coding for MAALPEDHLDLNDPAFVFDPYPRLARLRETRPVFYDPVWRKVFVFRYDDIARLLRDRRLGRSILHRYSRDELGWPPPDPLTPDFDHFQSHHMLDNEPPKHTRLKTLMLKAFTPTRAEGLRPTVQRLVDGLIDRVQDRGEMDLLRDFAEPLPVAVIAELLGVPEADRHLLRPWSARIVKLYELGYTAQQAREANQAVVEFSAYIRALAAERRRAPRDDLLSALVRVEEQGEGLTEEELVANSILLLNAGHEATVNGTTLGMLALHTHPDQLALARAAARAGDLEFFKTAVEELLRFDTPLPMFERWVLEPVEVGGVTLPPGTEVGLLYAAGNRDPRRFHDPDRLDLRRRDNPHLTFGLGIHYCIGAPLARVELQTAFMTLLRRLPRIRIAREPVEYAGGFVIRGHRAMPVVF
- a CDS encoding DUF1059 domain-containing protein produces the protein MPKRWTCSLGHRIEADDEEELVRLVQEHMRREHGLELSRDRVLRQIREEE